A section of the Selenomonadales bacterium genome encodes:
- a CDS encoding lipase family protein produces MKQCIVRLICLAFCILWCGCVFAAPDNVQKARARVVSAAGCMASYDDRNAHLFESYLSAGGWEIDRYATMDGKVSAEFLIAKKTDNGKNSFLLAVAGTNDVRDVRLDLKMKQVPYGGSTIAEFREMAERPLTKNDASELRVHKGFDKLALHLLTVEVKTDGGMRSLVDILRENRDAHVYLTGHSLGGAAVTILGARLFDLGIMPEQIHIMTFGAPAVGNDAFARAYEHLPLVRITMKGDPIVIALQKVAGGYEQFGTEKKLDAREKLPLGLSASSHNITEYFDVVLKDYYDVVGMKDGAVPYEPCERASKAGKAKVYVTPMVTELDMKFDKDAAYMKMAFADVVRLHADGFVLAEDDVDAETRAQEAGCRYLVTSTVRDIPMREEYNEHYIVYTHTIHDLEENTIVGIHSHSTDTRRMTAMESFIRSSFSAWEDVEEIL; encoded by the coding sequence ATGAAGCAGTGTATCGTAAGGCTTATCTGCCTCGCCTTTTGTATTTTGTGGTGCGGGTGCGTGTTTGCCGCGCCCGACAATGTACAAAAGGCGAGGGCACGTGTTGTGAGTGCGGCTGGCTGTATGGCGTCGTATGATGACAGGAATGCACACCTTTTCGAGAGCTATCTTTCGGCGGGCGGCTGGGAGATCGACCGATATGCGACGATGGACGGCAAGGTGAGTGCGGAGTTTCTCATCGCGAAAAAGACGGATAACGGAAAGAACAGTTTTCTTCTTGCGGTGGCAGGGACGAACGATGTGAGGGATGTCCGTCTTGATTTGAAGATGAAGCAGGTGCCGTACGGCGGAAGTACGATCGCAGAGTTTCGTGAGATGGCAGAGCGCCCTTTGACGAAGAACGATGCGTCCGAGCTTCGCGTACATAAGGGCTTTGACAAGCTGGCACTTCATCTGTTGACGGTAGAGGTGAAGACAGACGGCGGTATGCGCTCGCTCGTCGATATTCTTAGAGAGAATCGTGATGCGCATGTCTATCTGACGGGGCACAGCCTCGGCGGTGCGGCGGTGACGATCCTCGGGGCAAGACTTTTCGACCTCGGTATCATGCCCGAGCAGATACATATCATGACGTTCGGCGCGCCTGCGGTGGGCAATGATGCGTTCGCGCGTGCGTATGAGCATCTTCCGCTCGTGCGTATCACGATGAAGGGCGACCCGATCGTGATCGCGCTCCAGAAGGTGGCGGGCGGATACGAACAGTTCGGCACGGAGAAAAAGCTCGATGCGCGCGAGAAGCTGCCGTTGGGGCTTAGTGCGTCGAGCCACAATATCACGGAGTATTTCGATGTTGTCTTGAAGGACTACTACGATGTCGTCGGTATGAAGGACGGTGCGGTGCCGTATGAACCGTGCGAGCGTGCATCAAAAGCAGGCAAGGCGAAGGTATACGTGACACCGATGGTGACGGAGCTTGATATGAAGTTCGATAAGGACGCGGCGTATATGAAGATGGCGTTTGCCGATGTCGTACGGCTCCATGCGGACGGATTCGTGCTGGCAGAGGACGATGTTGATGCCGAAACGCGCGCACAAGAGGCGGGCTGTCGTTATCTCGTGACCTCGACCGTCAGAGATATCCCGATGCGCGAGGAGTATAACGAGCATTATATCGTATATACGCACACGATCCATGATCTTGAAGAAAATACGATCGTCGGTATCCATTCTCATTCGACCGATACGCGCCGTATGACGGCGATGGAGAGCTTTATCCGCTCATCGTTTTCTGCGTGGGAGGATGTAGAGGAGATATTGTAA